A region from the Anaerolineae bacterium genome encodes:
- a CDS encoding stage 0 sporulation family protein, with protein sequence MPLVVGLRFREGCKIYSFDATGFEDLARGDYVVVETTQGRNIGKVVIPPREVTEKEIETPLRGIIRKATSWDLVRMDFYRREGEKALDRARELARKSGLGIKLIRAEYNFEGTKLNLYFTSEEKLNLKELAQALEKELDVKVEFFQIGVRDEAKFMGGIGPCGRILCCASFLTEFASISIKMAKVQDLPINPAAISGLCNRLLCCLRYEYEIYKEFKERLPKVGQKIKTPQGEGKITAINVIKETVTVRLENETTIEIPVSQVEPKKG encoded by the coding sequence TCTGGCAAGGGGGGACTACGTGGTGGTTGAGACAACTCAGGGCCGCAACATCGGGAAAGTTGTAATACCACCACGGGAGGTAACGGAAAAAGAAATAGAGACCCCTTTAAGGGGGATAATCCGCAAAGCTACTTCCTGGGATCTTGTGAGGATGGATTTTTACCGGCGGGAGGGGGAGAAAGCTCTGGATAGAGCCCGCGAGCTGGCCCGAAAATCTGGTTTAGGCATCAAATTGATAAGGGCGGAGTACAACTTTGAAGGGACAAAACTTAACCTGTATTTCACTTCAGAAGAAAAACTGAACCTTAAAGAGCTTGCTCAGGCCCTTGAGAAAGAATTGGATGTTAAGGTGGAATTTTTCCAGATAGGAGTGCGGGATGAGGCTAAGTTCATGGGGGGGATAGGGCCGTGCGGGCGCATTCTGTGCTGTGCTTCTTTCCTTACAGAGTTTGCCTCTATCTCTATAAAGATGGCCAAAGTTCAGGACTTGCCTATAAATCCTGCAGCTATTTCAGGATTATGCAACAGGCTTCTGTGCTGTCTTCGTTATGAGTATGAAATTTACAAAGAGTTTAAGGAGCGCTTGCCAAAAGTAGGGCAAAAAATAAAAACTCCTCAAGGGGAAGGGAAAATAACGGCTATCAACGTAATCAAAGAGACGGTAACCGTCCGGCTGGAAAATGAAACCACCATTGAGATACCAGTTTCGCAGGTGGAGCCCAAAAAGGGTTAA
- a CDS encoding stage V sporulation protein S: MPIIKVSAKSRSTAVAGAIAGVIRESKRAEVQAIGAGAVNQAIKAIAIARGYLALDGYDIVCIPSFTEVDINGQERTAIKFIVEPR; encoded by the coding sequence ATGCCCATTATAAAAGTTTCAGCTAAGTCTCGTTCTACCGCAGTAGCTGGAGCTATAGCAGGGGTAATAAGGGAGAGTAAAAGGGCGGAAGTCCAGGCTATAGGGGCCGGTGCCGTCAATCAAGCCATAAAAGCTATAGCTATCGCCAGGGGCTATTTGGCCCTGGATGGCTACGACATTGTTTGCATCCCTTCTTTCACTGAAGTTGATATAAACGGTCAGGAGAGGACGGCCATAAAATTTATTGTGGAGCCACGTTGA